GCGCGCGGCCCTGGCGGTGGCCAAGGCCATGCTCGACGAGGGCCGCGTCGTCGGGATCTTCCCCGAGGGCACTCGCGGGCGCGGCGACGTCTCCGAGGTACGCGCCGGCGTCGCCTGGCTGGCGGTGAACACCGGCGCCCCGGTCGTGCCCGCCGCCTGCCTGGGTACCCGGCGCAGCGGTGACACGCGTGGCTACGTCCCCCCGCCACGCGCGAAGCTGCACGTCGTCCTCGGCGAGCCCATCCCGATGGCCATGCCCGACGGCGCCACTCGCCGGGAGCGCATGAGCCATGCCATGGACGCCATCGGCGCTGGCCTGGCGGCCCACGTGGCCACGGCGGTCGCCCTCACCGGCGTCGCGCTGCCCGCCTCGGCGAGCGACCCCACCACCGCCGGGTCCGGCCCGGACCCTGTCGGCCCGATCGACTCGGTCGGCCTGGCCCCCGGCGAGAAGGGAGAATGACCCCCATGAGCACCGACCCCGCGCGCGAGCGCCACGATGTCACGGCCCCCGAGCACGACGGCCCGGAGCTGCGCGACCCCGCCGTGATCGCCGCCGAGGAGGCGGAGGAGAACCGGCGCGCCGAGGCGCTGCGCGCCGGCCTGGCCGAGTACGTCCTCGAGGAGGACGACCTCGCGCTCCTCGAGTCCGGCGAGGAGGAGATGGAGGCCCCCGCCCCGGCCGGGCTGCCGGTGCTGGCCGTCGTCGGCCGGCCCAACGTGGGCAAGTCGACCCTGGTCAACCGCATCCTGGGACGGCGCGAGGCCGTGGTCCAGGACGTCCCCGGTGTCACCCGCGACCGCGTGACCTACCCGGCCGAGTGGGCCGGGCGGAACTTCACCCTCGTGGACACCGGCGGCTGGGAGGTCGATGTCGCCGGCATCGACGCCCGGGTCGCCGAGCAGGCCGAGGTCGCCGTCCGCATGGCCGACGCGGTGCTGTTCGTCGTCGACGCCACCGTCGGCCCCACCGACACCGACGAGCGCGTGGTCAAGCTGCTGCGTCGCTCCGGCAAGCCCGTGGTGCTGGCCGCCAACAAGGTCGACTCGCCCATGCAGGAGTCCGACGCCGCCACCCTGTGGGCCCTGGGCCTGGGCGAGCCGTACGCCGTCTCCGCCCTGCATGGGCGCGGCTCGGGCGAGGTCCTCGACGCCGCGATGAAGGTGCTGCCCGAGGTCTCCCAGGTCGCCGACGCCATGCCGCGGGGCGGACCACGCCGGGTGGCCCTGGTCGGCCGGCCCAACGTCGGCAAGTCCTCGCTGCTGAACTCCCTGGCGGGAGCCGAGCGCGTCGTCGTCCACGAGACCGCCGGCACCACCCGCGACCCGGTCGACGAGCTCATCGAGCTCGGCGGCACGCCGTGGTGGTTCGTCGACACCGCCGGCATCCGCCGCCGCGTCCACCAGACCTCCGGGGCCGACTTCTACGCCTCGCTGCGCACCCAGGCCGCGCTGGAGAAGGCGGAGGTCGCCGTCGTGCTCGTCGACGCGTCCGCGCCCATGACCGAGCAGGACACCCGGGTGATCCAGCAGGTCATCGACGCCGGCCGGGCCCTCGTGGTGGCCTACAACAAGTGGGACCTGATGGA
This window of the Georgenia yuyongxinii genome carries:
- a CDS encoding lysophospholipid acyltransferase family protein, giving the protein MAARSRGQRVQPDDIYRWGPIWSRRVGWALDHLWWNTEVHGAANVPTTGPVIIASNHTGIVDGPVLHGALPRGSHVLVKQEFFDSKIGFLMTWAGQIPVDRASGRAALAVAKAMLDEGRVVGIFPEGTRGRGDVSEVRAGVAWLAVNTGAPVVPAACLGTRRSGDTRGYVPPPRAKLHVVLGEPIPMAMPDGATRRERMSHAMDAIGAGLAAHVATAVALTGVALPASASDPTTAGSGPDPVGPIDSVGLAPGEKGE
- the der gene encoding ribosome biogenesis GTPase Der — its product is MTPMSTDPARERHDVTAPEHDGPELRDPAVIAAEEAEENRRAEALRAGLAEYVLEEDDLALLESGEEEMEAPAPAGLPVLAVVGRPNVGKSTLVNRILGRREAVVQDVPGVTRDRVTYPAEWAGRNFTLVDTGGWEVDVAGIDARVAEQAEVAVRMADAVLFVVDATVGPTDTDERVVKLLRRSGKPVVLAANKVDSPMQESDAATLWALGLGEPYAVSALHGRGSGEVLDAAMKVLPEVSQVADAMPRGGPRRVALVGRPNVGKSSLLNSLAGAERVVVHETAGTTRDPVDELIELGGTPWWFVDTAGIRRRVHQTSGADFYASLRTQAALEKAEVAVVLVDASAPMTEQDTRVIQQVIDAGRALVVAYNKWDLMDEDRRPFLEREIEMDLVQIQWAPRVNLSAKTGWHTNRLVRALETSLASWDTRIPTGKLNAFLGELTAAHPHPVRGGKQSRILFATQVSNRPPRFVLFATGFIEAGYRRFVENRLRESFGFTGTPIEISVRVREKRRR